The DNA sequence GGCGGCCGACGGGGCGCCCCTGCCCCTGGACGGCCTCGCCGAACTGGTCGCCACGGAGCTCTGGCTCCGCCGTCTGCTGTCCCGCCGCGGCACCTGCTGGACGGGCCCGGCGGCGCCGCGCATGCGGGCGGTGGCGGGGGGAGTGGTGCCGCGGCCGAGCCTTTGACCGGCCGGACGCTCAGGGCGGGGCCGATCACCGGCCGGGCCATGGGTACGACCGGCCGACCGGCCCACCGGCCGTTGCGGAACGGCGAGACGGCGGGCGGGTGAGTCGCCGCGTGACAGGCGGAGGACGGCTTGGCCGGGTGCGACGGACGGCCTGGGGCCGGGACATGCGCCGAGAACGGCGGCTCACCGGCCGCGCGCGGCGGACGCCGCCGTGCGTGCGAAGCCGGTGGCACGGGCTGTCGCCCGGTGGGCGAACGCCGGGGTGACGACCGCTGGATGTGCCTCCTGCCGTCCCGTCGGCCGGTCCCGCGGTGTGGCGCGCGCTGGCACTCGCTTGTCAGCCGGAAGCCGGAAGCCGGAAGCCGGAAGCTGGTGCCGGGAGCGGTGCCATGGCCCGCGAGCGGCAGGGCAGTGCCGGTCTGGCGGCGGCCGATAGGGGTTGCTTTCCGCGGCCCGCTGGCCTGCCAGCCTGCCGCCGGATGGAGTGCCCGGCACACTCCGCGTCGCGAGCGGTGCCGGAACCGGTCCTCGGCTGGAAGAAGCGGTCTGGGAAGCCGGTGCCGCAGGGCGTCGCCCGGTCGGCGGGCGGACGACGGGCGGACGGCGGGTGCCGGCCCGGTGGCCGATGCGGCATGCGCCCCGGCCCGACGGCCGGCAGGACAGGCACGCGGACACCACGTCCGGCCTCCGGCTCCCGCCCGGCCGGTATCCGACGCTACGAGCAGGTGATCCGGGCCGCCGCCCAGTCCGCGAGCGCCGGTTCGGTGACCGGCGCGAGCGCCGCCCTCCGTGCCGTCAACGCCACGCCCGCGCCGCCCGGCCGCCCGCTCGGCCACCGGTTCCACCACCGGCCCGGCCCGTCACCGACGGCCTCAGCCGTGCCCTCCGGCACCGGCGCCGGCACCACGTCCTCCGTCGGCGCCACCGTCCGTACCACCAGCCGCAGCGTCCGCCGGCCGGTCAGCGCCGCGTGGACGGGCACGGCCGGACCGTCCCCGCGGACGACGCCGGACCGCCACACGGACTCCCCGTCCGCGAGCACCGAGAACCGCAGCGACGGGCGCCCGAGCGACAGATCGTCGACGCCCACCACGGCGTCGAAGGCGGTACAGGAACGGTTCAGGTCGATGGCGACGGACGACGTCGACCCGACGCTCACCCCGTGGCGGTAGGCGACGCCCCCGATCCGCAGGCCGTCCCGCTGCCACACCAGACTGCCCTCGTCGATCCGCACCTGCGGCTCGTGGCCGTCGCCGAACACGTCGAAGTCCAGGTCGTCGAGTCGGTAGACGGCACGGGCGGGCGGGGGCGGCGGTGGGACGGGCGACGGCTTCGGCGGCGGGGACGCGGACGGTGGCGCGGGCCGGGACGGGGGAGCGGGCGTCGTCCGGTGGGCAGGCGAGGGCGAGGGCGAGGGGCCGGGCGTGGGCTTCGCCGACGTACGCGACGGGGAGGCGACGGCCTGCCGCGCCTTCACCACGGGCGGCGCGGAGTGGGCCGTAGGGGACGGCCGGGGCGTGTGGGACGGTACGACGGGTGGCGGGGCCGACCGCAGGGCCCGCGGCTTTCCGGGCGACTCGCCGGAACCGCCTGCCAGGACGCAGGCGAGGGCCACACCCGCCGCGACGACGGCCGCCCCCACCCCGAGCGCCACCTTCGCGGGCGCCCCCAAACCCTCGCCCACCGCGGCGCCGCCACCGGAACCGGCCGAACCGCCGGCCGCCGAAGCGGCCCCGCCGCTCGCCGCACCACTGCTCGCCGCACCACTGCCCGCCGCCCCGCCGCTCACCGCGGCTCCCGTGCCCGCGGCGGCTCCCGCTCCCGCCCCAGCCGCAAGCCCGGCGACGGCCTTGACCGAGGCGCCGGCGGTGAACCACCCGACGAGCGCCACCGGCAGCACCGCCCGCAGCCGCGTGTTGACGTCCGCGAGCTCCAGCGCCGCGGTACGGCACCGGGCGCACTCCGACAGGTGCTTGCGCAGCCCCCGTTCGGCCCGCGTCCGCAGCCCGCCGCGCGCGTAGGCCCCGAGCCGGTCGGCGTACTGCGCGCAACTCCCCGCGGACGTCAACGACGCGCTGACGTGCGCCTGCAGATACGCCTGCCGCAGCCCCTCGCGGGCC is a window from the Streptomyces mobaraensis genome containing:
- a CDS encoding sigma-70 family RNA polymerase sigma factor, whose protein sequence is MDGVPDDTSGAPSAPDAVEAIPDGAGSGLRAGTDDNRVADGDVGGARDAGGAEGGSALSDTELVARLRDGEDVSGEAYALLYRRHAAAVRGYARTCCRDVHTAEDLTNEVFAATLQAVRRGGGPDTAVRAYLLTTVRRVAAAWTRTARRERLVEDFAVFAVSAAGASMDPEDTPVDPGADVRAMRQAETSLAVQAFRSLPERWQMVLWHTTVEEESPSQVAPLLGLSPNATAVLAHRAREGLRQAYLQAHVSASLTSAGSCAQYADRLGAYARGGLRTRAERGLRKHLSECARCRTAALELADVNTRLRAVLPVALVGWFTAGASVKAVAGLAAGAGAGAAAGTGAAVSGGAAGSGAASSGAASGGAASAAGGSAGSGGGAAVGEGLGAPAKVALGVGAAVVAAGVALACVLAGGSGESPGKPRALRSAPPPVVPSHTPRPSPTAHSAPPVVKARQAVASPSRTSAKPTPGPSPSPSPAHRTTPAPPSRPAPPSASPPPKPSPVPPPPPPARAVYRLDDLDFDVFGDGHEPQVRIDEGSLVWQRDGLRIGGVAYRHGVSVGSTSSVAIDLNRSCTAFDAVVGVDDLSLGRPSLRFSVLADGESVWRSGVVRGDGPAVPVHAALTGRRTLRLVVRTVAPTEDVVPAPVPEGTAEAVGDGPGRWWNRWPSGRPGGAGVALTARRAALAPVTEPALADWAAARITCS